The DNA region TTGACTTCAATTTACAGCTTGCAAACCTTAATATCGTTGATAAAATTGAGCCTCTTCCTGAATTGCTATTTTTTAAAACATGGTATCAACTTCTTAATGTTTTCCCTTCAAAGAAATGGGCATTCATTAGCCTTGCTTTTCTTTGGATGACTTTGATTTTACTAATTGTACTTATTTTTACATCACGTCATAGATTAAAGAAAATTAGTTCTCTACTTACATTAATTTTTATTATGTTTTTTCTTTTTACATCTTATTTGAGTTTTAAAAGATATAAAATTGAAACACAACATAATTTTGCAATCATTTTCTCGCCTTTGGTTTATGTAAAAAGTGCCCCTGATGAAGGAAGTACAGAATTATTTATTATCCATGAAGGATTAAAAGTAAAAATACTGGAGAATGTTGATTCATGGTTTGAAATAAAACTCGCAGACGGAAAGACAGGTTGGTTGCAAGAAGATGATTTAAAAAAGATTTGATTTTTTATCATCGAATTATACCAATTTAACATCAAAACGTCTGATAAATAAATTAAATTATATTTTTCTTTTTTTAGGCAAAAATTCTTTGCATAACTTGTTCCGCACTTGTTTCGGAAGCTATAGCTACGGAAATAATTTTTAACGACAAAAAAGGGAAATAGAAATGATTTATATCGGGTGTTTTGATGTTAATTTGGTATTACACAAATTTACACGAATGATGTTTTTTGTCGTTATTGCGAAGGATACGTCTGAAGCAATCTGATGAGTAGGAGTAATTTCACGCAAAGACGCAAAGAACGCAAAGAACGCAAAGAAGAATTGTTTATTTGTTTATTTGGTGATTTGTTTATTTGGAATTTGACTGAGGATTGCTGACTGTTTTTGATTGCCGACTCATTTACTGAAACTTCAACCTTACTTCTTCCAAGCTTTTCTCTGAACCTAATACTGTTATAATATCATGTTTTTTCAAAACCGTATAACCGTGAGAAGTAATGAGTTTGTTATTTCTAAATATTGATAAAACTAAAATATCTTGAGGAAAGCGAATATCTCTTAATGCTAAGCCATGAATGTCATTATCGAGTATTTCAATATCTGTTGTGTCTTTTTCGGAATCGGTGCCAAGTAAAACGGATGTAGCTTTTGGAGATCTTACAAAGTGATCTAACAAACTTATAATTGCAGTAGATGGCTCTACAACTATAGCGTCAAGTTTTCGGAATTTATTAAAATCCAGACGGTTACTCAGTTGAACTATAATATTGGGTACTGCAAATTTTTCATAAGCTAATTCACAAATTTTATAATTTATTTCATCCGATTTCATCAGAACTATGGTTTCCGCATTTTCGATTTTTAATTTTTTTAAATTTTCGTGAGTGAAATCAGGGATTGTTTCAACATCAACAATTTTACAGGTATCTTTAGGAATATCACATATCTGTGTAACAAGTTTTACATTCCAATTATGTTGCTTTAGTACCTTGGCAAGAGTGATAGAAGCACCTTCAAAACCAAAAATAATAACATCTCTATTTCCTGTAAACTCAGAGATTTTTGCTTTTTTATGAGATTCTCCAACAAAGCCAATTGCCCATTTAAGTAAAGGAGGTCCTATAAATTGATTTAAAACAACTACGGCTATTAAAATAGAAGCTAATTCGCTCCCCCAACTAGGAAATTTTTCTGCAATAAGCATAATCAAACCAAAGCTAACTCCTGCTTGGGTAATGTATGCAGACCAATTTACAATCAAATGCCTCTTTGGAATTTTATTTATTATTCCTCCAACAGTGGTTGAAATAATAACTGCTACTATACGAACAAAGAAAAATACTAAAGCAATAATCCATGATTCAATCAAAATATCAATGGATATAGATATGCCGGCAAAAGTAAAAAAGGCAACATAAACATAAGGACTTGCTTTTTCAATTATCATTTGCAAATTGATACGATATTTTGAATAATTTGTTAAAACAAAACCTGCAACCAATCCGCTCAACAAAGGCTCGATATGAAAAGTGTAAGGAAGATATTTGGAGGAAGTTAGCTCAACAATATCTGTAAGAGCAAAAATACCCCATCCTATCAATAAAAAAATTACCATTGTAATAAATGGAATTATTCTTAAGGATAATAAAAATTCTAAAATTTTGAAAATAACAAAACCTAAGAAAACAGAAATAATCAAATCTACAACAATTAAAATGATATGTTGTAAATCAAAATTTGCCCCTGAAATAATTGTGTTTACTAAAGAAAAGTTAATTGAGAATATTAAAATTACAATAGTATCAACTATTACTGTTACGCCTAATGCTGTTTTTGTGAAAGGACCTTTTGCTCTGATTTCATTTATTATGGCAATAAAAGAGGAAGGAGAGCGAGCAATAAAAATTGTAGAAACTAAAATTGAAATTGATACGACCATTGGATATGGTAGTCCGCTAAAAAAAGGAATATATTTAGAAAGCAAGATTATTATAACAAAGCTAACAGCAAAAGTAACTACTAATTGCGATATTGTCATTCTAATAATGTTCCCGATTTTGCTTCTTATTTCTTTAAGAAATAATTCTGTTCCTGCTGCAAAGGCGATAAAAGCTAATGCAATATCATTGATAAAACCTAAGTTTTGAACTGATTCTGTTGTAACTAAATTTAAAAAGTAAGGACCTGTAACCACTCCAACAATTATAAATCCTGTAATTAATGGTAATTTTAATTTTTGGAAATATTGAGATAATCGTTTTGACGCAACAGCTATAATTGCAAAAGCAACTAAAAATATTAATGTTTCAGGAATATAGTTCATAAGAAAACAATCATTTTATTATCCTTAACTATTCGCTCATAGGTAGGCTTTTATTTCTTTACAAAAATAGCTTTAATCATGATTCTAATTTGTAAAAATTTAAAATTATTTTTTTAAGTATCATTAAGGTTTAGTGTGAAATTAAATTATTTATCTTTGTTTGCTACTTTGCATTTTAACTGTTTTAGAAAGCTATTCTATGTCTGGATTAAAATAAATATCAATATTGTCATTTTAATTCGTCAAATTGTCAGCAGTATTTTTGGCATGACAATAGCAATATTTTTCGCCAACTAAGAATTTAAATATTAAAATAAATAAATTGAATTGAAATGGAACATTTAACAAAACAAACATTTTTAGAAAAAGTTTTTAATTTTGAAAAAAATAAAGAATGGAAATTTGAAGGCGAATTACCTTGTATTATTGACTTTTACGCAGAATGGTGTCAGCCTTGTAAAATGGTTGCTCCTATTCTTGAAGAATTATCAATAGAATATAAAGGTGCTGTAAATATTTATAAGGTAGATACTGAAGACCAACAAGAACTTGCAGCTGCTTTTGGAATTAGAAGTATTCCTTCAATGTTGTT from Bacteroidota bacterium includes:
- a CDS encoding cation:proton antiporter, whose translation is MNYIPETLIFLVAFAIIAVASKRLSQYFQKLKLPLITGFIIVGVVTGPYFLNLVTTESVQNLGFINDIALAFIAFAAGTELFLKEIRSKIGNIIRMTISQLVVTFAVSFVIIILLSKYIPFFSGLPYPMVVSISILVSTIFIARSPSSFIAIINEIRAKGPFTKTALGVTVIVDTIVILIFSINFSLVNTIISGANFDLQHIILIVVDLIISVFLGFVIFKILEFLLSLRIIPFITMVIFLLIGWGIFALTDIVELTSSKYLPYTFHIEPLLSGLVAGFVLTNYSKYRINLQMIIEKASPYVYVAFFTFAGISISIDILIESWIIALVFFFVRIVAVIISTTVGGIINKIPKRHLIVNWSAYITQAGVSFGLIMLIAEKFPSWGSELASILIAVVVLNQFIGPPLLKWAIGFVGESHKKAKISEFTGNRDVIIFGFEGASITLAKVLKQHNWNVKLVTQICDIPKDTCKIVDVETIPDFTHENLKKLKIENAETIVLMKSDEINYKICELAYEKFAVPNIIVQLSNRLDFNKFRKLDAIVVEPSTAIISLLDHFVRSPKATSVLLGTDSEKDTTDIEILDNDIHGLALRDIRFPQDILVLSIFRNNKLITSHGYTVLKKHDIITVLGSEKSLEEVRLKFQ
- the trxA gene encoding thioredoxin, coding for MEHLTKQTFLEKVFNFEKNKEWKFEGELPCIIDFYAEWCQPCKMVAPILEELSIEYKGAVNIYKVDTEDQQELAAAFGIRSIPSMLFCPKDGQPQMAQGALPKNTIEKAMNDIFKVEKPVATK